The Coregonus clupeaformis isolate EN_2021a chromosome 13, ASM2061545v1, whole genome shotgun sequence genome includes a region encoding these proteins:
- the pigw gene encoding phosphatidylinositol-glycan biosynthesis class W protein has translation MSSPRELKEAFVSNLNGTSLGEVALGSFLAPLCLISRGLVLILYHLGKGVLPLPWIAHFVLDFSMIILPLVLSCTVLSDILHLVILGLAVVCGAVLCYIYRTKRTTAVKSFFQSRVQCDQVPFVTIFRVLVNVKTAISILAVDFSVFPRRYAKTETYGTGVMDFGVGAYVLANALVCPEARRKEVSGSKLSQVVKQFMSVWPLVILGLARLVSVKMSGYHEHVSEYGVHWNFFFTLAIVRVGASVLLALFPVNRSWLLALLIGGLYQVTLEMSGLKYSIIHNDDRTGGFLQANKEGVSSVVGYIAIYMAGVQIGLYIMRPRTQVKEWIRVIWNLLLVSAVLYTTLVLCQASVERVSRRMANLPFCLWTIAQSMFFLSCLATADVILVFMKTVSGCSLVSSSWYPCRKEASASEEKMEKKVEGLCLIQAVNRNQLLFFMLANLLTGITNVLVDTFNSSDYISVCVLLSYMFINSFAMYILHLMKITVKFW, from the coding sequence ATGTCAAGTCCGAGGGAATTGAAGGAGGCGTTCGTCAGCAATCTGAATGGGACCAGCCTTGGGGAAGTTGCCCTGGGCTCCTTTCTGGCCCCGCTGTGTCTGATCAGCAGAGGACTGGTTCTGATTCTATACCATCTGGGCAAGGGGGTGCTCCCCCTCCCCTGGATCGCCCACTTCGTCCTGGACTTCTCCATGATCATACTACCACTGGTCTTATCGTGCACTGTTCTGAGTGACATCCTTCACCTAGTCATCCTGGGCCTGGCGGTTGTGTGTGGGGCTGTGCTATGCTATATCTACCGTACCAAAAGGACAACCGCTGTCAAGAGCTTCTTCCAGAGCCGTGTTCAGTGCGACCAGGTCCCCTTTGTGACTATCTTTCGAGTCCTGGTCAATGTGAAAACGGCCATAAGCATTCTAGCTGTCGACTTCAGCGTGTTCCCCAGACGCTATGCGAAAACGGAAACCTACGGAACAGGGGTTATGGACTTTGGTGTCGGAGCATATGTCCTCGCTAACGCCCTCGTCTGCCCAGAGGCACGGAGGAAGGAAGTCTCAGGATCCAAGTTAAGCCAAGTGGTAAAACAGTTCATGTCTGTCTGGCCCCTGGTCATTCTAGGCTTGGCCAGGCTGGTGAGCGTCAAAATGTCTGGTTACCACGAGCACGTGTCAGAGTATGGTGTGCACTGGAACTTCTTCTTCACCCTAGCCATAGTCCGAGTAGGGGCTTCTGTTCTCTTGGCTCTGTTCCCTGTCAACAGGTCATGGCTCCTGGCTCTTCTGATTGGAGGGCTTTACCAAGTGACCCTGGAGATGTCTGGGCTGAAGTATTCCATCATCCACAAcgatgacaggacaggaggatTTCTGCAAGCCAACAAGGAGGGGGTTTCATCTGTTGTGGGCTACATAGCCATCTACATGGCAGGGGTCCAGATTGGACTGTACATAATGCGACCAAGGACACAGGTCAAAGAGTGGATCAGAGTGATTTGGAATCTCTTGTTGGTTAGTGCTGTACTGTATACTACCTTGGTCCTATGTCAGGCCTCTGTTGAGCGAGTGTCTCGCAGGATGGCCAATCTACCATTCTGCCTCTGGACCATTGCCCAGTCAATGTTTTTCTTGTCCTGTTTAGCAACTGCTGATGTTATTTTGGTTTTTATGAAAACGGTATCAGGTTGTTCATTGGTGTCCTCTTCCTGGTATCCTTGTAGAAAGGAAGCTTCTGCATCTGAGGAGAAAATGGAGAAGAAAGTTGAGGGACTTTGTCTCATTCAAGCTGTGAACCGTAATCAGTTGTTGTTTTTCATGCTTGCCAATTTACTGACTGGAATCACAAATGTGCTAGTAGATACATTCAACAGTAGTGATtacatttctgtgtgtgttttgctGTCATACATGTTCATAAATAGTTTTGCCATGTACATTTTACATCTCATGAAAATCACAGTAAAATTCTGGTAA
- the LOC121579129 gene encoding unconventional myosin-XIX isoform X2, producing MNSENSQRIGNGHGGKVKGGVGKKSGHAHRKSLNDSLEGEVKAFLIDEGQLHTYDDLTKVNPVTPTTVLKCLQARYSAKVFYTHAGCTLVALNPFQLVPDLYSLDVMKEYHCAPQPQESKPHIFIVAEEAYRNVQGQVEPVNQSLVVSGESGAGKTWTSRCLMKYYATVAASSSLLKRRDTVERIEKRVLDSNPVMEAFGNSCTLRNSNSSRFGKYIQLQLNRSQLLVGASVQTYLLEKTRVAGQPANERNFHIFYQMMAGGSDEQRRDWKMPHDQRFVWLPNADKTLEEDCFDETVEAMVHLGINAEKQGHIFRILAGLLQLGNVTFCSAMDESQPCDLEKQSKVFVQRCAALLCVPVEELQTCLRVRTLRAGKQSALFKPCSLADCSVRRDCLAKVIYAQLFEWLVTFINDSICADNSTWCNFIGLLDVYGFECFQLNNLEQLCINYANEKLQQHFVAHYLRAQQEEYVSEGLEWSFVKYQDNQGCLDLLEGNPTGVFSLLNEECLLNRASDAKQFRVRLEKELSDNSSMSWDKFGKLPHFTVAHYAGKVSYQIEGMMEKNKDPVPPELIHLLQKSENPLLHQLFADRDPADQGTRGLRQVVTVVSKFKNSLESLMKILHSTTPHYTRCIKPNTDCRPLTFVKEEVIMQLEACGIVETINISAAGFPIRIPYTSFIQRYGLISNWTLFSQGAGENEFILYSPLLLWRSLELTFLKDVSNYFIISQDWRRTTRMILVRLWLIFSGWC from the exons ATGAATTCTGAGAATAGTCAGCGCATAGGAAATGGACATGGGGGAAAG GTGAAAGGAGGAGTCGGGAAGAAGTCTGGACATGCTCACAGGAAGTCTCTGAATGACTCACTGGAGGGAGAGGTCAAGGCCTTCCTCATAGACGAGGGCCAGCTGCACACTTATGATGACCTCACCAAAGTCAACCCCGTGACCCCAACAACAG TGCTGAAATGCCTACAGGCCAGGTACAGCGCTAAGGTTTTCTACACCCATGCAGGCTGCACCCTGGTGGCCCTCAACCCTTTCCAGCTCGTCCCTGACCTCTACTCCCTGGATGTGATGAAGGAGTACCATTGTGCCCCACAGCCACAG GAGTCCAAACCCCACATCTTCATAGTGGCGGAGGAAGCCTACAGGAACGTACAGGGCCAGGTGGAGCCCGTTAACCAGTCTCTGGTGGTCAGCGGAGAGAGCGGCGCAGGAAAG ACATGGACCTCTCGTTGCCTCATGAAGTACTATGCCACGGTGgcagcctcttcctctctcctgaaGAGGCGGGACACTGTGGAGAGGATAGAGAAGAGGGTACTGGACTCCAACCCCGTCATGGAGGCTTTTG GCAACTCCTGCACCTTACGGAACAGCAACAGCAGCCGCTTTGGAAAGTACATCCAGCTCCAGCTTAACCG GTCTCAGCTGCTGGTGGGGGCGTCAGTACAAACATACCTACTGGAGAAGACCAGGGTGGCTGGACAACCAGCTAATGAGAGAAACTTCCACATATTCTACCAG ATGATGGCAGGAGGCAGCGATGAGCAGAGGAGGGACTGGAAGATGCCTCATGACCAACGTTTTGTCTGGCTTCCAAATGCTGACAAGACATTGGAAG AGGATTGTTTTGATGAGACTGTAGAGGCGATGGTACACCTGGGCATCAATGCCGAGAAGCAGGGACATATATTTAGG ATACTAGCAGGTCTTCTTCAGTTGGGGAACGTGACTTTCTGTTCTGCCATGGATGAATCACAACCTTGTGACCTCGAGAAGCAATCCAAAG TCTTTGTGCAGCGTTGTGCAGCGTTGCTGTGTGTCCCGGTGGAGGAGCTTCAGACATGTCTCAGGGTACGGACCCTGAGGGCAGGGAAGCAGAGTGCTCTCTTCAAGCCCTGCTCCCTGGCAGACTGCAGCGTCAGGAGGGATTGCCTCGCCAAGGTCATCTACGCACA ATTATTTGAATGGTTGGTTACATTCATCAATGACAGCATATGTGCAGACAACTCCACCTGGTGCAACTTCATAG GTCTGCTGGATGTTTATGGTTTTGAGTGCTTTCAGTTGAACAACCTGGAACAGCTGTGCATCAACTACGCCAACGAGAAACTGCAGCAGCACTTTGTAGCCCACTATCTCAGAGCCCAACAG GAGGAGTACGTCTCCGAGGGATTGGAGTGGTCGTTTGTTAAAtaccaggacaaccagggctGTCTGGATCTGTTGGAGGGCAACCCCACTGGAGTGTTCTCTCTCCTCAATGAG GAATGCCTTCTCAACCGAGCCTCCGACGCCAAGCAGTTCAGGGTTCGCTTGGAGAAGGAGCTGTCCGACAACAGCAGTATGAGCTGGGACAAGTTCGGCAAGCTGCCCCACTTCACCGTGGCTCACTACGCTGGCAAAGTCTCCTACCAGATAGAAGGCATGATGGAGAAGAACAAG GACCCAGTGCCCCCAGAGCTCATCCACCTGCTACAGAAGTCTGAGAACCCTCTGCTTCACCAGCTGTTTGCTGACAGAGACCCAGCGGACCAAGGCACCAGGGGGCTCAGACAAGTGGTCACTGTGGTCTCCAAGTTCAAG AACTCTCTGGAGAGCCTGATGAAGATTCTACACAGCACCACTCCTCACTACACCCGCTGCATCAAACCCAACACTGACTGCAGGCCGCTCACCTTCGTAAAGGAGGAG GTCATTATGCAACTGGAGGCCTGTGGGATTGTAGAGACCATAAACATCAGCGCAGCAGGCTTTCCAataag AATTCCCTACACGAGTTTCATACAGCGTTATGGACTGATTTCCAACTGGACGTTGTTCTCTCAAGGGGCTGGTGAGAATG